The Humulus lupulus chromosome 4, drHumLupu1.1, whole genome shotgun sequence genome has a window encoding:
- the LOC133832397 gene encoding vegetative cell wall protein gp1-like: protein MPSGEVFDLYRNPNATAPASRKKASRRHPGESSSDPSKKRAQTENPPAPTPSKDMTSPLAPVDPTPPASVDPTSTVPIDPTPPAPPNPSPSTQSKTIQAEAILNTTYNSANDRLKKLLRDRRSQEAFNNVSTMKVN from the coding sequence ATGCCTTCCGGTGAAGTGTTCGACTTGTATAGAAACCCCAATGCCACAGCTCCTGCAAGCAGGAAGAAAGCGAGCAGGCGACACCCCGGGGAAAGCAGCAGCGACCCTTCTAAGAAAAGGGCTCAGACTGAGAATCCTCCTGCACCCACACCTTCCAAAGACATGACTTCTCCTCTAGCTCCTGTCGATCCAACTCCTCCAGCTTCTGTCGACCCGACTTCAACAGTTCCCATCGACCcgactcctccagctcctcccAACCCAAGTCCTTCTACTCAGTCAAAAACGATTCAAGCTGAAGCTATCCTGAACACAACTTACAATTCGGCCAATGATAGGCTGAAGAAACTGTTGAGAGATCGGCGTAGCCAGGAAGCCTTCAACAACGTCTCTACCATGAAAGTCAACTAA
- the LOC133832396 gene encoding uncharacterized protein LOC133832396, producing the protein MAMVVHGGVNPQELDPRVTEELGVEPVEELEEIVVMEEPLRKLKVGKNFQDDTKEKLVMLLKENMHVKGKYQARGPKMAAYLERVRGYLGQLDGYSIEKIPRERNIHVDALAKLASTKDGDTLKSVPVEYLSRPSIIESDVHMISIPKESWANPIINYLKDGALPTEKREAQRLVYKVAQYTLVDGVLYKREFSVPLLRCVDDEEARKVLYEIHEGKCGNHASGPSTAMKSMRQGYEVPFKIISDNGTQFEGETFEEYCKEKGIRRSFSAVVHPHANGQVEAINKVLKKNLKTK; encoded by the exons ATGGCGATGGTAGTACATGGAGGTGTGAACCCGCAAGAACTAGACCCCAGAGTCACAGAGGAGCTAGGGGTCGAACCTGTGGAGGAGTTAGAAGAAATCGTGGTGATGGAAGAGCCATTacgaaagttgaaggtgggaaaaaactTTCAAGACGACACGAAGGAAAAGTTGGTGATGCTTTTGAAGGAAAATATGCAT GTGAAGGGCAAGTATCAGGCAAGGGGTCCTAAGATGGCCGCATACTTAGAAAGGGTAAGAGGTTATCTGGGGCAATTGGATGGGTATAGCATAGAGaaaatcccaagagagaggaataTCCATGTCGATGCCCTTGCAAAGCTGGCTTCCACTAAGGATGGAGATACCCTCAAATCTGTACCTGTGGAATACTTATCCAGGCCAAGCATTATTGAATCAGACGTTCATATGATCAGCATCCCAAAGGAGTCATGGGCCAACCCAATTATAAACTACCTGAAGGATGGAGCTCTACCAACAGAAAAGAGGGAGGCTCAGAGGCTGGTGTATAAGGTCGCCCAGTACACATTAGTAGACGGAGTCTTGTACAAGAGAGAGTTTTCTGTGCCGCTCTTGCGATGTGTTGATGATGAGGAGGCGAGGAAAGTTCTGTATGAAATACATGAAGGCAAATGCGGCAACCATGCGAGTGGACCATCCACGGCCATGAAAtccatgaggcaagg GTACGAAGTTCCCTTCAAAATCAtctctgacaatggcacccagttcgaGGGGGAAACATTCGAGGAGTATTGTAAGGAGAAAGGAATAAGAAGAAGCTTTTCAGCTGTTGTGCATCCACatgccaatgggcaggtggaggccattaacaaagtcTTGAAGAAGAACCTAAAAACAAAGTAA